From the genome of Prionailurus bengalensis isolate Pbe53 chromosome D1, Fcat_Pben_1.1_paternal_pri, whole genome shotgun sequence:
AGAGGGTGGCGCTCTTCCTTAAGGAGGCGATAGGGGACATCTGGGGACGACACGGCCCCTCTGCTCCAGAGCCACAAGCTTCCAGTGTGGGTCCCGGCCCTGACATTCTTGCCCTGGGTGGTCAAGTCCTGTCCCCTCTCGAGGGCCGTGTTTTCTCGCCATAAAATGTCAGGTTGCAGGGTGACATATTATTCCGTGAGGCGGTGCTGGATGAGGTGGTGTTGACAGACACGACAAGATGGGGAGAGCTAGGGAACGGAGGGGTCGGCGGGCGTGAGCCCTGCCATCGTCTTTCTGGACTCCAGCCACCTTTGACGCTGATGTCTTCGTTTTGCACGAGGAAAATCTGACGCtcgcaggggctggggggtggtgtGGGGGCAGGGCTTTCCCTGTGATTCCGGACTACtggacccccaccccacaccataATTCCCAGGTTACTGCCCtgggctctcctcctcctcctcctcctcctcctcctcctcctgggcctgGGTCCCTGCTCACCAGACCTTGGGCTGGACCCCTCCGATCAGATCTCCCTAAAGAATTGCGGTGTGACCCTGGCCTCGTGCTGGCCTTCTTTGGGCCCTGCCTGACTCCTTCTCTGTGGTCCAGGAGAGGATCCAGAGGCCCCTGAGAGAGGAGGTGGTGAAATCTCAGGCTGCAGCTTCCAGCTGGCCCAGAGCCAAGGTCAGGCAGAAGGCCAGGGCGGCCCCGCCCCAGGGGCTGGCCCAGCCTCGGACATTTCATAAGGGCTCATGATTCATAAACGACAGGGCAGCAAGGCAGAGCAGGGACGGCCAGGAGGAAGGGCAGCTTGGCAGGGCCTCAGGTACGATGTCCCAGGGAGGTGGGGTTGGAGCAGCCGGCAGTCAGGGCCAGGGCTCCGGCTGGTGGGCTCGCTCGGGGACTCCAGGTTGCCGGCTGCCTGGGCAGGCCTGGCCACTCACGGCCACATGACACAGGCTGGCTTTGTCTTCCTGACTGcctggggagaaaggggaaggagggaggaactTCCCTCTGCCCCGATCTAAGAATGAGAGCGGGAAAGGGAGGAGCTGAGGAGAGGCTCTGGGCTTCCTGAGGCTGGTGGTCAGCAGGCACCCTCCTTTTGTGGGAGCTGGACCACCGTCTTCCTCTCGCTGGTGTTACTGCGCATCTTTTATGGGTCCGAGGGCCCCAGCTCCGCTCCTGGCTGCCCCGGGAGGGAATCCCATCCTTgggcggtggagggggggggagtgaattggggaaggggtgggggcatCAAGCATCCACCTGGCAACACGTATTTCCTGGGCACTGCTGTGCGTGCCCGGTGCTGGGGCAGGGGTACCCAGTGGTTCTGGGACGTCTCATCCTTGGGAACGGGGTCTGCCAGAGTCCAGAAAGGTGGGACCAGCCAGACCCACCCGGCCTCGAGGAGGGACTGATTCTCAGAGGGACATTGCTGGGGAACGGGTAGCCCGACCTCTCTGtagggtggggctggggttggCTCAGCCCACAGGCCAAGGGTTGGTCCCCAGTTCCTTTGGTCCCCATTATAGGGAGGGGACTCTGCCAGAGCTTCTGGAGAGCCTACGAAAATCCAGCTCAGGCTACAAGGGGAGATCTGGGCTATTAGGACCTATGGGGTCACCAAGGCCGGCCCCGTGACGTCTGCCTCCGGCAGCCTGATCGGGGTCCCCCAGGCCCTCAGACCACCACGTTTATCTCTGTCTCCGTGGCCAGTTCCATATCCCTGCCCCTACGTGGCTCTTGCCTCCCTGGTGCCCACACTGGGCCAAGGTCTCCTCGGGCTCCTCCCCCGGGGTCTCCGCCCTGAAGCAGGCACAGGTGTCCTTCACAGTCCGTCTGAATAACGATCCTGCAGAGCCATAGTCCCCGAGCACTCACAGGGCTCGGCCCTGCACAGAACACCGCGCGCCCGAATTCTCCCAACCACGGGGCAGCTACAGGAAccatccccacttcacagatggggaagGTGAGCCACAGAAAAGCCGAGCCACCCGCCCGAGGACTCCTAGCCAACAGACAGGACTGCCAGGATCCCGACCCCGGGTCATCGGGCCCTGACACGTTATACCAAAAGGATGCCCTTAGGAGGCCTCTGGGACCgccgaggaaactgaggcagaaagatTGACAGAGcgggcagaggctggggtgggaggagagtaGGGTCTGCACCGAGGATCAGGGTCACCATGCTAACACCCACACTGCACCACCCCGGGCACCCAGGCTGGCACGCTGCAGTCAGGGCCTGCTTATCTTGATGGTGAGGGGACCCCCGGGCCCACGGCCTTGAGGGGTCGCGGCTTGTCCTCCCCCGGCCTCCAGGCCATCCACTTATTGGTGTCATCATCCACTGATGTAGCcactcccaccaccccaccccctgccgcccTCACCCAGAAGCATCAGGTCAGGAACAGATGCGGCCGAGTGGGTAGTTGAAAGTGGGGCCCTCAGCACCGAGCCCGAGGGGACCAGAGGGGGAAGCAGGGTGGGGGCCggcaggaacagcaaggaggcaggGAACGGGAGCAAACAGCACGCCTGCTCCCCCCCGAAGGCCCCTCCCGAGCCCAGCCACACAGCCCGCCTGCCGGGCCCTGCATCTGTAGTTCAGGCCAGTCCCCGAggtgtcccctctccccaggggtcGGGCTACCCTGCTCCCCACCCGGCCACGCAGGGGATGAAGGGTGGATGGTGGCAGCCCTGTGTTCCTCTGGATTCCTCTGGATTCCAGTTTTCAATGTAAAGAAGCTGAGCGGTCTCGGGCCACCTCCTTGCCGTCTCTGGGCCCAGGTATCCCTCTCATTGCGGGAGAGGACAATGCCCTCAGCAGGCTGTCACGGTGGTCAGATGAGTCACACAGGCACAGGAAATGTGATTCAGCATCCTTAGGAGCCTCCACAGCGTCAGATGTACCCCgggggtgaggggcgggggaCGGGGATGGGCTCAAGGACTCCACCCACCCTCATCTGGGTGTCGTTTGTGAGGTCACAGGCCCAGGGTCCCGCATATCCCAGGCAGAAGGTGGCCCGGGCTCCTTTGCACGCCTGGGTTGTGCCCAGCTTCCCATCCCCCAACAGGTACCCCTCGGTCCCTCAGTCCAGAGTGACCAACCTGCCGGGGACGCTATCAGGTGAGTTGACCTCAGTGTTGCCAAGAGAGGCTGCTGGAATGTTCCATCCAGAGCTGCACCCCCACGGagctccctgcccctcacttgcCCAGACCTGTGCCATTATAGTTACCTGCCTTCCATTTCTGTGGGTTCTTCACACGTGTTGTGAAaaggcacggggggggggggtgctgtgctTTGCCCTCGACATCCGTCAGCGGGGGTCCGAAGGTGTGAGCGAGACAGAGAAGGGAGTGGCGGAGGGTGGCGAGGAAGAAATGTTTGATAGGTACTTAGTAACCATAACCACCGCTGGCCTTTCTTGAGCGTGCAGCACGTGGCCAGTGGCCAATGCTCTACATGGCTTTATGCCATTTAGCCATCAGGACGGTGGCAAGTGCCATTATcgtccccactttacagacaaggaaattgaggGGTCACAAGGCCAGTATGAGTCTAGGCCAGGGGACAAGCCCGGATGGCAGGCAGGGCTCTCGGCTCCTGGGTCTTGGCACGGGCCAAGATGGAGGGCAGGGTCTGGGGGTCAAGGCCGAGACCGAGAGGGGCTCTGAGAATGTCCCCTTTCTGCTACACTGTCACCCTCTCTGGGGGCCATGGGGCCTGCCTTGTGCCCCAGGCAACTGCTCAGTTAATCTCAATCAGAGCAGGAGGCCTGTGGGGTCAGTCTGGCCCCCATCATGCCTAGGGCTCCagccaggctctcagcacagaacgcCCTATGGGCTGGGCCATCCAATTGGCTGGAGCAGGCTCGGGTCTCAGGACTATGGAGCATTCTAGAAAACCGAGGGCCGTGGGGTAGCCCCTTAACCATAGCTGGCAGCCTTGGGTGCAAGGATGGCCAGCCCTGGGCTCAGAACTGGACAGCACGGTCTCATCCTTGAGAAGCACCGTGTCAGCTGGCGGGCACTCCCATGACCCCCTAACAGATGAGGAGATTGGGGCACTGGGACCGAActcagggaggcaggcagagaggggccggggggcagagagggtgaaACCCACTCCTTGTGTGAAGGAATAATCAGGGCAGGCTGCCTAGAGGAGGCATTAGccaagctgagacctgaagggaAGCGAGTCAGAGCGGGCAGGCGGAAAGGGTCCCCACGGGTCCTTGGCACCAGGGCAAGAAGTGAGTGCGTCACCGTGTTCCTCCGATGAGCTTCGAGTAAACAGGCGGGGGCCCGGGGGACTGTGGCTGTCACTCAGGGCAGCGTCACTGCCCCTCAGCCCTTGCGCCCCACTGTTCTCTGCTCTTCCATCCCTGGCACCGGGGACGGGGCACAGAAGTGGCCACTGCCCAGGTCACTCAGCCCCCTGAGCCGCCACCAGCCAGCCTGGCCTCCCCAGGCTAGGAGCCGGAGGGGCAGTGTATTCTGTGTCTGGACCGTCCCACAGTGATGGCCACGGTGGCTGTTGGTGGACCATCCCTCTACTTACCAAACTCCTCCTGGTTACTCCGTGCAGGCCTGGCAGGGACGAGGGCTGCCCCATGTCCccgaggggcaccggggtgggaCGGGGGCGCGGCCTGGGGGCAGGAGAAAGCGGGGTCCCCTGGCTGCCTGCCCACCCTTAGCGGCAGTGGGGTGGCTGTTCCCGAGCCCACGCCCCGTCCTACACCTCAAGATCCGGGGCTCTCCTGCCCCCTGGCCAAAGGGAGGGGACTGTGAGCCTGTTGGGGGGCGTGACTGTACGCGTGTACGTGTGAGTGTGCCCCGCGtggtgtgcgtgtgcgcgcgggGGCAGCCCGGGCCCTCCGGGGCTACACGTGTGCCCCTGCGGGAGTGTCCTGAGCCCTCGTGGCTGCGGccagggccgggggcggggggactggCCGTGAGGGTGGGGGAGCCCCGGCCCACGCCGCCGCCTCCCTGCAGGATGGACCCCTTCGCGGACACGCTGAGGCGGCTGCGGGAGGCGTTCAGCGCAGGGCGGACGCGGCCGGCCGAGTTCCGGGCGGCGCAGCTCAGGGGCCTGGGCCGCTTCCTGCAGGAACACAAGCAGCTTCTGCAGGAGGCGCTGGCGCAGGACCTGCACAAGgtgagggggggcggggcaggggtgagggggcaggaCTGGGGGACCAGGGATGGGGGGCAAGGatgggaagggggggcggggctgggggcagggctggggaggccagGATAAATGGGAGGGGACAGTGGCATCCTCTAGGCCCCCAGGAAGGGAAACTAAAAGCTCATcaagccccacccccttccctgtgcCTGGAGGGCCTGTTCTGCAGGGCCATCCGCTCTTTTCTTCACCCACTCCACAACTATTTACTGAggacctactacgtgccaggtacACCGTTCTAGGCTCTGGGGGTACAACAGGGTAAAAAACAAAGTCCCTGTGCCCAGGGAGCTGGCCTTctagagggaggcacagaacaataaataaataattgtatagCCTGTTGGATGGAGAGACCCTCCCGGGGCGAAGGGGGCGGGAGAGGACCGGGATCAGGGTGCTGTCTTATATGTGGAGGTCAGGAGGTCAGGGACAGTTCCCCCAAGAAGatggcatttgagcagagacatGGAGAATAGTGCCTCACGGCACCCGGGGTCATGGATCAGGGCACCCCGTCCTTTGGGGACAGCAAAGTGTGGCCACAAGGACTCATGTTGAGGGTGTGGCCTGGCGATGCCTGTTCCCTTTCTCAGTGTCCCCAACCTGCCATTAACCGGGATGCGCTGGGACTGTAGCCAGGTGAGGCCCAGGCTTCCTTGTCGGCCATTTCTGGAATCATCCGTCTCTCTGTGAAACCAGCGTGCCAGACCACACCCCCCTTGGTGTGCCCTTGCCGGAGGGGCCCAGCTTTGCCTTCTGTGGGAAGTGTCTCACTCCCTGGGCCTGGTCCAGGATGGAGGGGCTCACATCTCCCACCCCCAGTGAGCCTCAGCCACCGCCCAcctgctggcctggcctggccgcCTCTGTGAGACCTGACCTGTCTGTCTGGTCCCTTTTCTCCCTTGGGCTCAGAGAGGGCACGTTCTTGCCTCAGGGCACACAGCCCTGGATGAAAACAGCCTCCTCTTCCAAAGTTCAGCTGGGTCCAGACTGCTCATAAACTGGTCCAAACCTCGCTCAGGTCAAGGGCCACCTTGCTGGGCAGGAACGTGAGCTTTGGACACAGGCTTAGCGGAAGGCATGCCTGAACCAGGCTCAGCTCCTAGAAGCGCTGGTGTATGTGGTTCTTTTCCCCAAGGTCCCGGCTCCCTCTTCCTCAAGGCTCAGCTCTGGCCCTGGCCTTGCCCCTGGCTCGTTGAGTGACCCTGGACAGGCTTCAGTTCACTCTCTGGACTGTCCTGGCACACCTCAGGCTCGCCCCTCTCGATTCTAGCGGGGGAGAGTTTGCACTATACCAGCCGAGTCTCGGGCATCAGGACAGCCTGACTCTGTACCCCAGGCCATGGGCCTCCAGCTCCTGTAGCCCTCGGCCGGGTCTCTTCTCCCCGGCAGGAGTGGAACAGACATACCCACAGGCAGAAATCAGGATAATAATCCCCCTATTgatttttgcctctctctcactcctgcCCTGTCCCCTGGGCTGTGGGAACTACCCACAATTACCCAGGGACATCTGTCCCCGGTGTTCCCCTGCAGACGGATAGCCACACAGCAGGCCACAGCGCGGCCACACCGACAGTTGAATTAGATCTTGTCCCTGCTCTGCTCGACAGTCCTCGCCCCCGTTGCCTGGGCCCATCAGCTCACCCACTCTGCTCTTTGTTTAGCAGGAACATAGCCAGCCTGCAcccgcctcagggcctttgcacatgctatgcCCTTTGCCTGGAAGATTCTGGCTCCAGGTATCCTTAGGCTCCCTTTCCTATCTTCGCTGCTCAAATGTCCCCGCATCTCCGAGGCCAGCGCTGACTATCTGGtataaagcaaagcaaacacacatacatgcgcacacaagcacacatgcTTATGCACTCACACACGCACGCTCGTgcacagcgcccccccccccgccacacctATGCTCCAGCAGTCTCTTCCTCTTACCGTGTTTCACCTTCCCTTGCTCTTGTCACATCAGTGTTCTCCCTAGCATGATGGCTGTTCCTCTACAACATCGGCTCTGTCCGAGTCATCAGGCTGTCCGTGCATTCGGTCACGGCTGCGCTCCTGGCACAGGAGGGGCCCCTGAGCACTGTAAGCATTCACCGACCactgagtggatgaatgaatgagcaaataagAGGAGGGCTTGCTTGGAGGAGGCTGTGCCCGCCACAGGGCTCTGGCCACCTGCCAACGCTGGTCCCCTGGCCTCTCCCCCGCAGTCAGCCTTCGAGTCGGAAGTGTCTGAGATCAGCATCACCCAGAGTGAGATCAACTTGGCCCTCAGGAATCTGAGGGCCTGGATGAAGGATGAGAAAGTGCCCAAGAATCTGGTGAGCCAGCCTGGGGGTCAGGGCGGGCAGGCAGCCAGGTGGAGGGCGGCACAGAGCGGCTGGGGGGTCTCTACGCCTCGTCACTCACCACCATGCTGGCGGGGGCCCAGGCCACGCAGCTGGACTCGGCCTTCATCCGGAAGGAGCCCTTCGGCCTGGTGCTTGTCATCGCCCCCTGGAACTACCCTGTGAACCTGACCCTCGTGCCCCTGGTGGGCGCCCTTGCCGCAGGTGAGAGCAGTTTCCACCTTCCCGCTGCCGCTGTCCCCGCCCTCGGGCCTCACGGTGGCCCACAGAGCCAGTGAGCAGGGAGCCGGCAATAATTGGCTAAGAAAACCTGCTTCCCACCTGGCCCGCCGTGCCCGGGCTGTGGGGCCTTGGGCCCGTCGGTCACCTCTCTGAGCCAGATTCTTCAACTGAAAGGAGAGTGAGGCGGGACGGGAGGGGCCACCCCTCTCCCAGcgctccccctgccctgccctggcctgcAGGGAACTGCGTGGTGCTGAAGCCATCGGAGTTCAGCAGGAGCACCGAGAAGGTCCTGGCTGAGATGCTGCCCCGATACCTGGACCAGGTGAGCCGGGCAGGGGGGGGACTGAGCAGCTACCCTTGGGCCGAGCAGGGCCGGGCAGCCCCCCTCGGGCAGGACCCGAGTTCCACCCTCAATCCTGCCTCCCCTGGGTTGGGTGGCCATGGCCGGGTCACCACCCCCTCAGCCTCTTTCCCTCTGGgtgaggcagaggggtggggatcACAGCTGTGCTCTGAGGGGCCTGTCCCCTGGGGACCCCCATCTGTCATCTGGTCACCCCTGCTTGCCACGCCCCAGCCTCCGCTCCCCCAAACCCCAGCCAGGCTCTTAACCACGCGCCTGTGGGGCTGCGACTGGCGGGTGCCCAGTGTCCCCGGGCAGCTCCCTGCTCCCACCTTCGTCCCACCTGGTCCACCTAGAGCCCTGGCAACTGGGGGGTCAGGCCAGGCAAAGGGGGGCGGCCCCACGCAGGCAGGCCAGCCTCTGGGTTCTCCGGGCTGGGGTCCCAGAGGGATCCCTCTGCCATCCCGCCCTACAGAGCTGCTTTGCCGTGGTGCTGGGCGGGCCCCAGGAGATGGGGCAGTTGCTGGAGCACAAGTTCGACTACATCTTCTTCACGGGTGAGGCTGATCCCCCGGGACCCTCGGAGGGCTGGGTCCTATCCCCTGGCGCAGGCCCCTTCACTGGTCACAATGTCACAGAGGACAGCATCTGTCCCCGCTGAGCTCTCATTGTGCCCCCACGACCTTCTGTACCACCCACTGGCCTCAGGACCTTGTACGTGTGACCCCACCAACCCAGAGGCCTTGTGGAGGGCTGGACAGGTGAGGGATTGGAGGCCAAGGTGACAAAGAAATGAGGCCCCCAGCCTGGGTCACCCCCTGGGGCCAGGATCGGGGAAGGCTGCATTTTCCTTCCAGGCCCTCCGAATTGTTCTCAGAGGTCACTTGTCATCTCCCTGGCATGTGTCCACGAGGCCCAGGCACCACCTGGCTTCAAGTGGCCAGGAGGGAGTTTCTCTGAGTGAAAGAGCCGAGGAGGCAGGTAGGTGGCAGTCTTACCGGGCCAAGGTTCTGGAAGAGAGGGAATCTTGCTCACTGGCCTCCTGCCTTGCACCCTCTGTCCACGTCAGAGCAGGGAGAgcgctgtctctgcctctctgcccccccagACCCTGCCACAAGCCCGGGACAGGGCCCAGAGGCCCCCTGCCCTGGCGGCCAGGGAGGGTGGCTATAGAAGCGGGGGCAGGGTCCTCAGCTGGTCCTACAGATTCCTAGTGAGGGCGAGAAGACAGCCGGGAGGAGGCGGTCCTCCTTCTGACATCCCAGCCGCGGCTCGGCGGGTTTTGGGCCTTGGGCCCCCGTGACTGCGGCCAGGAACCTGGGCAGCTTGTGCAGGGGCCGGCAGACTGACCCGGACATACTCTGCCACAACCTCCCGGCTTCTCCGGGCCTTTCCTTATCTGACGATGGTCACAGGTCTGTCTTCAGGACACACGAACTCATGGGAGCCTTTGTCACGGCCCATGGCCTGGGGAATGTGTTGTTCACTTGCTCACCGCATTCTGAGAGAGCGTGCCCTGTTCAGACTCTGTCACGTCATAACGAGGgcacaggggacagagagaggaacagCATCTCTTGGAAGGGCCCGTGACAGGAAGCTCGTCGGGGTTCAACAGACAGGGAGGACCTCGCAGGAAGGCCTCCCAGACAAAGAGATGGTTTTGAAAGACAGGAGGACCTGAAGGAagaatggcgggggggggggggggggggggggcgcggaaggtgggtggaggggacTGTGAAGCCCTGCAGATCAAGCcagaggagagaggtggggacaagGAGGTGGCCACTTCAACCAAGAGTCAAGAgcggagggaagggtgggtggtgAGGGGGGCAGGACGGCCATGTTGGtcggagagggagacccaggtgCCGGCCCTGGAGCTGGAGTCTGGTCTCGGGCCAGAGCAGTCAGAGTCCGTGCTGGAGgagcctggggaggtggggaggggtgcagggcgGCGTGGAAGCAAGAGTCACTGGCAGGGTGAGCCTGGGACCAGAAGCagggcaaggggcgcctggatttCTGACCGGGCAGCtcgggagagggagcaggggcctGGCTGGCTGCCCCGTGCAGAGCCCTGCACAGACTCCACGGAGACCCTGCGTTGTTCGGGCTGGTCGGGCGGAGGACGTGAGCAGGGTCCTGGTGCAGCTCTCCGGGGAGTGGGCCCTCCTCGAGGGGTCCCGATCCCCAGGCTGAGGCCGTCCCGCCTGGTTGAGGTGACCGAGGGCCACTCTGGTTTCTTTCCACCACCAGGGAGCTCTCGGGTGGGCAGGATCGTCATGTCTGCCGCCGCCAAGCACCTGACGCCCGTCACGCTGGAGCTGGGGGGCAAGAACCCCTGCTACGTGGACGACAACTGTGACCCCCAGACCGTGGCGAACCGCCTGGCCTGGTTCCGCTACTTCAACACCGGCCAGACCTGCGTGGCCCCCGACTACGTCCTGTGCAGCCCTGACACGCAGGAGCGGCTGCTGCCCGCCCTGCAGAGCGCCATCACCCGCTTCTACGGCGAGGACCCCCGGAGCTCCCCGAACCTGGGCCGCATCATCAGCGACAAGCACTTCCAGCGGCTCCGAGGCCTGCTGGGCTGTGGCCGCGTGGCCATTGGCGGCCAGAGCGACGAGAGTGAGCGCTACATCGGTGAGCCTGCCGTCCTGCCACGACCCCCGTGGGAAGGCCCGTCCATGAGGCGGGTCCTGCCTGGGCCGCGAGTCTGGGCCGCAAGGCTCCCACGGCTGCACTGGCCGCGCCCAGCCTGGACCCCGGCTCTGGGAAGACCGTTGGGAGGCACGGGCGCTCCGCCTCAGCCCCGGCCAGGCTGGAGAACCCCTCACGGTCCTTCCTGGGGGCCGTGGGGACACTGTCTTCCCCAGAAGGTCCCTGAGCCCTGCCCgaggcccccctccccagggctgagCCGTGCCCTGTGCCCGCAGCCCCCACGGTGCTGGTGGACGTGGAGGAGACGGAACCCGTGATGCAGGAGGAGATCTTCGGACCCATCCTGCCCATCGTGAACGTGAGGAGCCTGGACGAGGCCATCGACTTCATCAACCGTCGGGAGAAGCCCCTGGCCCTGTACGCCTTCTCCAACAACAAACAGGTGGGGGCTCGGGTGGGGCTGGGTAGGGGTCGgacagaggtagagacagaggcCAGCAGCGGATGGTGGGGTGGTtgcagcagaggggaggtggctctAGGACTGGAGTGGACCAAAGGGACTGCAGGGTGAGGGGTCCTCTTTCTCTGGGACAGTCagacctcctctccctcccatctaAGCCACCGTCTCCTGGGCCTTTAGAGAGCAGCCCCCAGAACCTCCCCCCGGGGTTCAGTGTCCCTGCTCTCAGTCCCCACCTCGGTCTTCCTCATTATCTGGGCTGGTGGACAAGGGTCCCCTTCCAGCACCTGGCTCATCGAAGGCACACGTGGCATGGGGTGGAATGACAGTGGAGGGTGACGGACCAGACGACGCAGGCAGGACAATGAGCCCCCGCCCCCTGACCGGCTCACCCGCTGTGGGCAGCCTGGGAGCCTCCAGGGCACTGGGTGGGCGTCCTCAGTTCGGGGCCCACCTTCCCCTCTCGCCCAGCTCCCACGAGATCCCTCGTAGGTTggacaggattttttttcaataaactgtTTATTTTGGAGTAATTTTAGATCTACAGAAGATAAGAGCCAGTCCAGGGAGTCCCACTATATCCCACAACCAGTCGTCCTCATTTAAGGGCCCGTGTGTTGGTCCAAACTAAGTAGCTGAGGCTGGTGCGTTACCGTTAACTCCACTTCGTATTTGATACGGAGTTTGCCAGCTTTCTTTCCAGCCTCAAGATCCAAGCTAGGGTCCCATGTTGCATTCAGCTGTCATGGCTCCTCTGGCCTGTGACCATCTCTCAGCTTGAGAGCTACTGGCAAGGTCTCCGGCAACACCGTCCCCACTTTCAGCGGTCTGTGGTATTGCCCATGAGAGAATTACCACGGAAGCAAGGGCTGGCCTCTGACGTCCTATCAGGGATCCGCGGGATCCACACATCGCGGGTGAGGTTAACCTTCACCACTTGGCCGAGGTCCTGTCCGCCAGGGGTCTC
Proteins encoded in this window:
- the ALDH3B1 gene encoding aldehyde dehydrogenase family 3 member B1 isoform X12; amino-acid sequence: MIHKRQGSKAEQGRPGGRAAWQGLRMDPFADTLRRLREAFSAGRTRPAEFRAAQLRGLGRFLQEHKQLLQEALAQDLHKSAFESEVSEISITQSEINLALRNLRAWMKDEKVPKNLATQLDSAFIRKEPFGLVLVIAPWNYPVNLTLVPLVGALAAGNCVVLKPSEFSRSTEKVLAEMLPRYLDQSCFAVVLGGPQEMGQLLEHKFDYIFFTGSSRVGRIVMSAAAKHLTPVTLELGGKNPCYVDDNCDPQTVANRLAWFRYFNTGQTCVAPDYVLCSPDTQERLLPALQSAITRFYGEDPRSSPNLGRIISDKHFQRLRGLLGCGRVAIGGQSDESERYIAPTVLVDVEETEPVMQEEIFGPILPIVNVRSLDEAIDFINRREKPLALYAFSNNKQLSFQPQDPS
- the ALDH3B1 gene encoding aldehyde dehydrogenase family 3 member B1 isoform X13; translated protein: MIHKRQGSKAEQGRPGGRAAWQGLRMDPFADTLRRLREAFSAGRTRPAEFRAAQLRGLGRFLQEHKQLLQEALAQDLHKSAFESEVSEISITQSEINLALRNLRAWMKDEKVPKNLATQLDSAFIRKEPFGLVLVIAPWNYPVNLTLVPLVGALAAGNCVVLKPSEFSRSTEKVLAEMLPRYLDQSCFAVVLGGPQEMGQLLEHKFDYIFFTGSSRVGRIVMSAAAKHLTPVTLELGGKNPCYVDDNCDPQTVANRLAWFRYFNTGQTCVAPDYVLCSPDTQERLLPALQSAITRFYGEDPRSSPNLGRIISDKHFQRLRGLLGCGRVAIGGQSDESERYIAPTVLVDVEETEPVMQEEIFGPILPIVNVRSLDEAIDFINRREKPLALYAFSNNKQPQDPS
- the ALDH3B1 gene encoding aldehyde dehydrogenase family 3 member B1 isoform X4 — translated: MIHKRQGSKAEQGRPGGRAAWQGLRMDPFADTLRRLREAFSAGRTRPAEFRAAQLRGLGRFLQEHKQLLQEALAQDLHKEHSQPAPASGPLHMLCPLPGRFWLQSAFESEVSEISITQSEINLALRNLRAWMKDEKVPKNLATQLDSAFIRKEPFGLVLVIAPWNYPVNLTLVPLVGALAAGNCVVLKPSEFSRSTEKVLAEMLPRYLDQSCFAVVLGGPQEMGQLLEHKFDYIFFTGSSRVGRIVMSAAAKHLTPVTLELGGKNPCYVDDNCDPQTVANRLAWFRYFNTGQTCVAPDYVLCSPDTQERLLPALQSAITRFYGEDPRSSPNLGRIISDKHFQRLRGLLGCGRVAIGGQSDESERYIAPTVLVDVEETEPVMQEEIFGPILPIVNVRSLDEAIDFINRREKPLALYAFSNNKQVVKRVLAQTSSGSFCGNDGFMHLTLDSLPFGGVGASGMGSYHGKFSFDTFSHHRACLLRCPGMEKIYSIRYPPYSPRKLRVLLMAMEARGCSCTLL
- the ALDH3B1 gene encoding aldehyde dehydrogenase family 3 member B1 isoform X2, yielding MDPFADTLRRLREAFSAGRTRPAEFRAAQLRGLGRFLQEHKQLLQEALAQDLHKQEHSQPAPASGPLHMLCPLPGRFWLQVSLGSLSYLRCSNVPASPRPALTPPHLCSSSLFLLPCFTFPCSCHISVLPSMMAVPLQHRLCPSHQAVRAFGHGCAPGTSAFESEVSEISITQSEINLALRNLRAWMKDEKVPKNLATQLDSAFIRKEPFGLVLVIAPWNYPVNLTLVPLVGALAAGNCVVLKPSEFSRSTEKVLAEMLPRYLDQSCFAVVLGGPQEMGQLLEHKFDYIFFTGSSRVGRIVMSAAAKHLTPVTLELGGKNPCYVDDNCDPQTVANRLAWFRYFNTGQTCVAPDYVLCSPDTQERLLPALQSAITRFYGEDPRSSPNLGRIISDKHFQRLRGLLGCGRVAIGGQSDESERYIAPTVLVDVEETEPVMQEEIFGPILPIVNVRSLDEAIDFINRREKPLALYAFSNNKQVVKRVLAQTSSGSFCGNDGFMHLTLDSLPFGGVGASGMGSYHGKFSFDTFSHHRACLLRCPGMEKIYSIRYPPYSPRKLRVLLMAMEARGCSCTLL
- the ALDH3B1 gene encoding aldehyde dehydrogenase family 3 member B1 isoform X7; translated protein: MDPFADTLRRLREAFSAGRTRPAEFRAAQLRGLGRFLQEHKQLLQEALAQDLHKQEHSQPAPASGPLHMLCPLPGRFWLQSAFESEVSEISITQSEINLALRNLRAWMKDEKVPKNLATQLDSAFIRKEPFGLVLVIAPWNYPVNLTLVPLVGALAAGNCVVLKPSEFSRSTEKVLAEMLPRYLDQSCFAVVLGGPQEMGQLLEHKFDYIFFTGSSRVGRIVMSAAAKHLTPVTLELGGKNPCYVDDNCDPQTVANRLAWFRYFNTGQTCVAPDYVLCSPDTQERLLPALQSAITRFYGEDPRSSPNLGRIISDKHFQRLRGLLGCGRVAIGGQSDESERYIAPTVLVDVEETEPVMQEEIFGPILPIVNVRSLDEAIDFINRREKPLALYAFSNNKQVVKRVLAQTSSGSFCGNDGFMHLTLDSLPFGGVGASGMGSYHGKFSFDTFSHHRACLLRCPGMEKIYSIRYPPYSPRKLRVLLMAMEARGCSCTLL
- the ALDH3B1 gene encoding aldehyde dehydrogenase family 3 member B1 isoform X14, which gives rise to MDPFADTLRRLREAFSAGRTRPAEFRAAQLRGLGRFLQEHKQLLQEALAQDLHKSAFESEVSEISITQSEINLALRNLRAWMKDEKVPKNLATQLDSAFIRKEPFGLVLVIAPWNYPVNLTLVPLVGALAAGNCVVLKPSEFSRSTEKVLAEMLPRYLDQSCFAVVLGGPQEMGQLLEHKFDYIFFTGSSRVGRIVMSAAAKHLTPVTLELGGKNPCYVDDNCDPQTVANRLAWFRYFNTGQTCVAPDYVLCSPDTQERLLPALQSAITRFYGEDPRSSPNLGRIISDKHFQRLRGLLGCGRVAIGGQSDESERYIAPTVLVDVEETEPVMQEEIFGPILPIVNVRSLDEAIDFINRREKPLALYAFSNNKQLSFQPQDPS